From the genome of Pelosinus fermentans DSM 17108:
GTATACTTAGGCCTGCTTCTGATTTCATCTGCTCATGTACAAATGCAATAAAATCACCAGAAGCTATTGAGGTTGGCAATTCTAAATATTTCATATCCAAGCAGTGGCGAACCGCATTATTTCCTGCAAGCAAACCCGTTACTACTGCTTCTGTATGCCCTACAAGAATTGCTGATTTTTCACCACAGCAAAATAGATTGTCCAACCCCTCAACCTTCAATGAATTTGTACATGGAGCAATTCCTAAATATCGTATAGAATTCCCCATACTACCAGCATAAGGATCTTCATAGCGCGCTTTTTCTAAGCCTGGAATACTTCTTAAATCTTCCAAGGGAAAATATGGCGTCATTAATTTGGCATGCCCAGTATCTAGCAATACTAAATTAACCGCATATTCATTCAAAGCATATTGAGTACAAGCCTTTTTACCTAAGGAACCACTTTTCTGTAATCTTTCTGGCAATGGTAATACTACGACACCATCCCGATCTAAAGAATCTTTAATTTCAATACTAAGAGATTCTTTACATAATTTACATGACCCACTCATTGCACCAAAGGTTCCATCTGATTTTCTTCCCATTAGTTCTTTTATCTCTGCCTTAGCCGTAACACTAACGCGAGGACCAAATGATGGACAACGCATTACGCACATAGCACACCCATTCCCATAGGTAAGGCAATTTCCCATAGATCCCGCAGTACCAGTTGCATCTACAAATACATCACCCTTTATTTCAATCCCACCATCTATAATCAATGTATGTATTCTTTTTCCATGTTTTAGCACATCGACTACCCTTGTATTTGTTTTAATCTCAATTCCATAATTTTGTAGAATCTTTTTTACTAAAGGTTCCATCGTTGTTACATCATAAGTGGAAGCATGATTATGGCCAGGAAATGAAATACCTTTATGTCTTGCATTTGCATCCATTGCAACAAAGATATCCCCGCCCCCCATTGCAATAGCTTCTTCTGCTGCAGTATGCCTTCCATTATTACGAAATATACCCCCTACTAAGCCAGTGCCCAGTAGTGAATCAGTACGCTCTAATAACAGTACTTGTGCCCCAGCTTTAGATGCTGATAATGCTGCGGCACAACCTGCCCATCCCCCTCCAACCACGACCACTTTTAGCATAAACATCCCTCCATATCATTCTGCTATCACACTACAGTCTATTCTCAGCCTTACTAAGTGCCACTCGATAGGTAAATAAAAAATAGGTGATTTAAAATCACCTATCTAATGTCATTATCATTGTTAGTAAGATATATTTTCTTATAAATAAAATAATCAATTAAATAATTTTGTACAAATGTAGATAGAACCTACAAAACCAATTAAATCTCCTAATAAACCTACAAATACAGAATAGCGTGGTTTCGTTATACCAATAGCCCCAAAATATACTGTTAAAATATAAAAAGTTGTATCTGTACTGCCTAAAACAGTCGAAGCAATACGTCCAAGCATAGAATCAGGTCCATGAGTGTTTAATATTTCAGTGGTTATCCCTAAAGCT
Proteins encoded in this window:
- a CDS encoding FAD-dependent oxidoreductase; protein product: MLKVVVVGGGWAGCAAALSASKAGAQVLLLERTDSLLGTGLVGGIFRNNGRHTAAEEAIAMGGGDIFVAMDANARHKGISFPGHNHASTYDVTTMEPLVKKILQNYGIEIKTNTRVVDVLKHGKRIHTLIIDGGIEIKGDVFVDATGTAGSMGNCLTYGNGCAMCVMRCPSFGPRVSVTAKAEIKELMGRKSDGTFGAMSGSCKLCKESLSIEIKDSLDRDGVVVLPLPERLQKSGSLGKKACTQYALNEYAVNLVLLDTGHAKLMTPYFPLEDLRSIPGLEKARYEDPYAGSMGNSIRYLGIAPCTNSLKVEGLDNLFCCGEKSAILVGHTEAVVTGLLAGNNAVRHCLDMKYLELPTSIASGDFIAFVHEQMKSEAGLSIRYTFSGSVYFERMKALSLYSINRTEIHDRVAQAGFKDIYSACLV